CTTCTCTGAAATCAGCGAATCAAGTTATATAAAGAAACTAGTAGATAGTTTACGACAGCAAAGTTCAGGGACAAGTTATATGCACTTGTTGATAACATTGTCACCCAGAAGAGCCAAAAAAATGTTCATAAGGAGAAAAAGGAGAGTGACAGATTTGAAAGAACATTCTGGTAGTATTTAATTTTAACATGCTACTGTCATATTTGTTACATAACCTTATGTTTTCTGCTTTACAGATTATGATGAAACAAATAAAGAATAAAGATAATGTCGTCACAAAGAAGAAGCCAAGCATACCAGTGGACATTGAAGAGAAGCATCACAGGAAACAGTTTATAGAATTCCACAATATTACTGACAATGCATGTGCAAATAGAATGATGGCTATACATGCACACAAGGAAGGAGAAAACAAACACCTGGCAAGGAAGCGTATGTATGACAGAAGGCATTGGCGATATTCATTAGGGGACTTTAACGCCAGCAAAGAAGCCAGCTGAGCTTCCAAATGAGCACGTGTCTGTACTCCATCGTCAGTCACCCTACAAGAATGAAATCAAATTTAATTTCTAAGACTGAAAAAAGTAAACTGAAATATTATAGGTCAATAGGTCACTGGTATTTAATTCCATTTCCATAATTTTAAGTACAAACCTGCTCCAACCTGGCTTCCTAGCCAAATATTTCTTAACATCAACCTGCAAACCAGCCAGCTCACCGCTCTGAGTCAAACCCAAATGCCAGGAGCTTGCAAAATTTGACCCAGAAAAGCAGTCATCTGCTACCCTAAGCCAACACATCAGTCCCATGTCAAAAAGGAAGGCATGGCGAGTAGCGAGGACAACAAGAGGAGATCCTGATCTTGATAGCTTTGCTGATATAACTTTGATCATGCCTGGAAAGTGTGGATAATGAGACAAATGTTAAACAAACCTTAAGTTCTAACTCACATGCTGACAAAACATGGGCTATGCCCATCAGCCATCACCTACAGAACAAAAAAAAAAAATAATATATATATATATATATATTCAGGTGTGATATGGTACCTGCATCGTCTGCAGAAGGATTTGGATTTAAAGCAACCAGAGATGACAGTGAGTCATGAAGGAGACATTTCCGCTTTGATAGATCCCATAGATACAATGATCCTTTTCTGGTGACCAAAAACAACTTCCAGCACTCGTCACAATCTATAAAAACTGCTGCAGATCCTACCATCATTGGCGGCATAGAACGTCTCCCACACTTTGTGTAAACCTGTTCAGGGAACAATAAATATGATCAACATATTCAACAACTTTACCCAAGTGTTACTGGTAATGAAATTATCAGAAGATAAAATGAATAATAGATGAAATAATGTTTGTAACAATAGTTCTCTGTTACAGACATCTGTACCAACGTCAATAGTCGACAATCATATCAGTAAACGGATACACTTTTTCTGTTTATGATTTTTTATATGTGACCACAGTAAACAATTAAAAGATGATAAATTCTGAACATATTAGCTAGCATCGTTCTTTACCGTATCAAATATTGCAAAAGGAATGTAAGACTTATAGGCTACCAGTGTATCACAGAAAAGAATTCTAAGTGAGAGCCAGCATCAGAAGACTATTTCCAAGAAAATGTCTGTAATAATATATGGTGTCATTGGGTAACATAGAATTAGTAGCTATTATGCTTCACTTCAAGTTTCAATCTGCAGCATCCCTCCAATGCGGTAATCATGAAGTAAGATGATACAAAGAACCACCACCAATAACAAATTACAAACTTGACACGAGAATTTTGCTCTCTAGTGAAATGAAAACTTCTAATGGCGAAAAGTAACAGGAACAAAAGAGAAGGGGACAAGTGAACCAGTGAAAGAGATGTATATGCTTACCTGGATGCATCCATCTTCACATCCAACAGCCCAGAAGTTTACATTTCCAGCTAATACAGTGACTTTCCCTGATATTTTATCAGACCAAAGCGTTTGCAACCCTCTTGTGCAGGTGATTTCTGTTTCTTTCAAGATCAATGTATTTCCCATGTTAATAATGTCATTTGCAGCATGTTCCTTAGGCTGAGCCTCCAAGCAATATGGTATAGCATCTTCTGCTTTCATCTTATCAAACACCCTGATTGAAAGAATAGGACTAGAACCCCGTATTGTATTAGAAGCGTTCACAGTTCCTGACTGTTCTATATTTATTCTTTCATCTCTACCTGTGGAGGTGGGAACCTTCTCAATAACAAGGCTGTTTGTAATCATAGCTCTAGCGGTGGACCCCTGTCCGTCCATTGTATCAGTGCCTCTCACAAGTGTCTCCCTAATTACATTTTCTTTAATCCTCCCATCAGCAGCAACTAAACCAATATCATCCTTTCTGTGATCAGAAGGCATGAGAGGGAAGTCAAGTGCCTGGGATTGAGCCCCAACAGAAATATTTTCCTTCCTAAGAGGCACACCAACTGCCTCTGGAATAATCCTCTTTCGACCATCAGGTCGTCTATATTCTCTCTGCTTTAGAGGACTCATTCGGGCAGGCAATGAAACTTTATTTAAATCATCAGCAGAAGCTCCTCCATTCTTCTTCCTATCATCAACATGACAATCAGATGCTGTTGTTGCGACCCCCATATCAGCAGAAGGTTTGACTGTCTGGGTTTGCTGAACATCCCTAACCACTTTTTTATTTGGGGCTTGCTTAGCAGAGGCTGCCTCAAGCAATAACTGTGCTGGACTTTCTGCTAAGTTTACCTGCCTACCTCTAACATCGCCATAACGACTTCTCTTCAATTCATCTAGTTCAGCATCACTTAACCGGTGGCCAAGCTCTTTCGCTTCAAAATGGAAAGTAGCCACTGAACCGTCCAAAGAACATGCAAAGAGTGAATAACCATCAGGGCTCCTGTTTCCAGCAGAGAGAGAAAAAACATTGAAGAAAGGTACGACCAGAAAGATAAAAATAGAACGATAACAACAAAATAATAGATAATAAATAAAATAAAGAACCTCATGGTAGGTATTCTGGAAATGAGAAACTTACCAAGATAAATCCACAACGCTTTGAGTGAAGAAATGCTTTGCTACAAAGAGAGGGCGGGGACTAGCAGTTGTCCATACAGTTATTGTACGATCCTGACTCCCGATTGCGATAACATTATAAGGTTGTTGTTCTTTTTCTTTCCCTCCTATTTTTGAAGCACCATTGGTCCACCCAACAGGTGCAGCTTTCTCTTCTTGAGCATTGAAAAGATTCCTCTTAAACATTGAATGGTTAAACTTCACCACAATCACAGGAGCATTATGCCCCAAGAAGTCAAATGTAGCAGACCATTCCCCTCTCTCTAGAACAGGTGCTGAATGCCTTGGTTTCTGGAACCCATGAGTGGTAGTAATGAAATGACCACAAGGCGACCATCCAAGCCGCCTGAAAAAGGTAGATCCAAGCTGAAGAAATAATCATTGTCAGAGATTCATATCAGAAATTGTATAGAACAAAAACAAACAAACAAACCACAATTGACATACTGATTTTGTCCAGTGGCCATCTGTTTTGTGAACAAGACTCCAGTCACTTGTTCGCCAAATAATTACAGTCTTATCATCTGATTGACTTGCTATGAAGGAGCCAATAGGATCCCAAGTAACTCCTTTAACCAAGCTAGAATGACCCCTAAGAACAGCAGTGCAAATACCATTGCTCATATTCCAGATGTGTATAGTGTTATCTAAACTTCCACTGGCCAGCATCGTGTCATCTGGAGACCAATTGAGATCCACCTACTTTAAGCACGGAAAAGGAGCACTTAAGTTAGAGAATACCCACCAAGAACTAGACAAATGCATGGCAAATATTTAAGGGAACTTAGATAAAAATATCTCCAGTATCCCCATTTTTGTCCCTTGGTAACTTAGATAAAAATATCTCCAGTATCCCCATTTTTGTCCCTTGGTTGGGACAGATGTAGAAAAAGATTATAAGAATCCTCTGATAACTTCAGAGAACAAAGTTACAACGTTATTGCAGCTCGAAGTAAATTCCAAATGCAAAACCACACATTGTTTGAAAACAAAAGGTCAATCAAATTTGGGATGTGAAGCATAATAACATACTCATTACCACATCTGCCGTATGCAAAAAAAAAAAAAATAATATATATATATATATATTAAATAAATAAAAATAATAATAAGAATGCAAGATATATCATTACCACATCTGCTGTATGCCCTCTCAAAGTCATTGCAACTTTCCAATTCTCGACATCAGGGGGCTCTCCACTTCCAAACTCAGTGGTTCCTGAACCCGGCTTCCTCTCATGAATAAGAATTACTTGATCATCAGATCCTGATGCAAGATACCGGCCATGCTTAGCCCACCTAACACAATTCACAGAACCAAAATGATCACGGAGGGTAGCAAGTAGCCTCTGGGCTGATTCTTCATTTGACAAATTCCTGCCCAGGGATTTCATATTCCATACCCGCACCTGTAATGGGTAAGGATGAGAAAATCACTTCCATATTTTAGTATAGCAAATCATGCCACAGATATTGATGTGACAAATGTGAGCCACACATGTAACTATGAGCAAATGTTTCTAATGCAAAATACCCTGTGAATAAAATTGGGTGCTGTTCAATGAGCATGTATGATGATGAATCATAAAGAGAGGACGAAACAAATGACATGATTTAGTA
Above is a window of Fragaria vesca subsp. vesca linkage group LG7, FraVesHawaii_1.0, whole genome shotgun sequence DNA encoding:
- the LOC101296711 gene encoding protein HIRA-like — protein: MIAEKPSWIRHEGLHIFSIDVQPGALRVATGGGDHKVRVWNMKSLGRNLSNEESAQRLLATLRDHFGSVNCVRWAKHGRYLASGSDDQVILIHERKPGSGTTEFGSGEPPDVENWKVAMTLRGHTADVVDLNWSPDDTMLASGSLDNTIHIWNMSNGICTAVLRGHSSLVKGVTWDPIGSFIASQSDDKTVIIWRTSDWSLVHKTDGHWTKSLGSTFFRRLGWSPCGHFITTTHGFQKPRHSAPVLERGEWSATFDFLGHNAPVIVVKFNHSMFKRNLFNAQEEKAAPVGWTNGASKIGGKEKEQQPYNVIAIGSQDRTITVWTTASPRPLFVAKHFFTQSVVDLSWSPDGYSLFACSLDGSVATFHFEAKELGHRLSDAELDELKRSRYGDVRGRQVNLAESPAQLLLEAASAKQAPNKKVVRDVQQTQTVKPSADMGVATTASDCHVDDRKKNGGASADDLNKVSLPARMSPLKQREYRRPDGRKRIIPEAVGVPLRKENISVGAQSQALDFPLMPSDHRKDDIGLVAADGRIKENVIRETLVRGTDTMDGQGSTARAMITNSLVIEKVPTSTGRDERINIEQSGTVNASNTIRGSSPILSIRVFDKMKAEDAIPYCLEAQPKEHAANDIINMGNTLILKETEITCTRGLQTLWSDKISGKVTVLAGNVNFWAVGCEDGCIQVYTKCGRRSMPPMMVGSAAVFIDCDECWKLFLVTRKGSLYLWDLSKRKCLLHDSLSSLVALNPNPSADDAGMIKVISAKLSRSGSPLVVLATRHAFLFDMGLMCWLRVADDCFSGSNFASSWHLGLTQSGELAGLQVDVKKYLARKPGWSRVTDDGVQTRAHLEAQLASLLALKSPNEYRQCLLSYIRFLAREADESRLREVCESFLGPPTGMVEATSDSKNLAWDPFVLGMSKHKLLREDILPAMASNRKVQRLLNEFMDLISEYESAEVNIKSKTQTSPKALSLAADPMESSPSGKNKMDSLPVPTGQAKPIPETDQKDSTQLATDRENSESTADDKVNSDPPNINHVSLTLHNAGS